In a genomic window of Neoarius graeffei isolate fNeoGra1 chromosome 13, fNeoGra1.pri, whole genome shotgun sequence:
- the slc16a7 gene encoding monocarboxylate transporter 2 isoform X1 — translation MSPATAADIGCTPPDGGWGWAVVFGSFLSIGFSYAFPKSLTIYFKEIQEYFSISYSEIAWVSSIMLATMYAGGPVSSILVNCYGSRPVVITGGLMAGFSMIAASFGTTIIHLYICVGIIGGLGLAFNLQPALTIIGKYFLVKRPIANGLAMTGSPVFLFTLAPLNQFLLDNFGWRGSFLILGAILLNCCVAGALMRPIKIRKKPLQNQNSGGNGARKRNSDAQTKQTGCVSHVSKFIDLSLFKHRGYLIYLVGNVVMFFGFFAPVVFLALYAKHQGIDGYSAAFLLFIFALVDMVARPATGLMANTKWIRPRIQYFFSFSVVYNGVCHLVCPLLPGYTGLVVYAIVFGLAFGMLSALLFEVLMDLVGAQRFSSAVGLATIIECAPVLLGPPISGALVDIFMDYKYMYFACGMMMVVPGLFLFIMNFFNYRWLEQEQQKQEALRIGSASELAAIEEANDIEQDNKLSQEQKFMDLASKDA, via the exons ATGTCCCCTGCAACTGCTGCTGATATAGGCTGCACTCCTCCTGATGGAGGTTGGGGCTGGGCTGTAGTGTTTGGGTCATTCCTGTCCATCGGCTTTTCATACGCCTTCCCCAAATCCCTCACCATCTACTTCAAGGAAATCCAGGAGTATTTCTCCATCTCCTACAGTGAGATTGCATGGGTCTCCTCCATCATGCTTGCTACCATGTATGCTGGAG GACCAGTGAGCAGCATACTCGTCAATTGTTATGGGAGCAGGCCAGTGGTCATTACTGGTGGCCTAATGGCTGGGTTCTCCATGATTGCTGCTTCTTTTGGCACAACTATAATACATCTATACATATGTGTAGGCATCATTGGAG gtcTTGGCCTTGCCTTTAATCTGCAACCTGCCCTGACCATTATTGGGAAATACTTTCTTGTAAAACGACCCATAGCAAATGGTTTGGCCATGACAGGAAGTCCAGTATTTTTGTTCACTCTGGCTCCACTCAACCAGTTTCTGCTTGACAACTTTGGCTGGCGAGGAAGTTTCCTCATCTTGGGAGCCATTCTGCTCAACTGCTGTGTGGCAGGAGCACTGATGAGGCCTATTAAGataagaaaaaagccattgcaaaATCAAAACAGTGGTGGCAATGGAGCAAGAAAAAGGAACAGTGATGCTCAGACAAAGCAGACAGGATGTGTATCACATGTGAGCAAATTCATTGACCTCTCACTCTTCAAGCACCGTGGTTACCTTATATACCTGGTGGGCAATGTTGTGATGTTCTTTGGGTTCTTTGCTCCAGTCGTGTTCTTGGCACTCTATGCCAAGCACCAGGGGATTGATGGGTATTCTGCAGCCTTCCTGCTCTTTATTTTTGCCCTGGTAGACATGGTGGCTCGGCCAGCGACTGGCCTGATGGCCAACACAAAATGGATCAGGCCCAGGATTCAATATTTCTTCAGCTTTTCTGTGGTGTATAATGGGGTGTGTCATTTGGTGTGCCCTCTGTTACCCGGGTATACAGGTCTGGTGGTATATGCCATCGTCTTTGGACTGGCCTTTGGAATGCTGAGTGCACTGCTTTTTGAGGTGTTAATGGATTTGGTGGGAGCCCAGCGATTCTCAAGTGCAGTTGGACTTGCCACTATTATAGAATGTGCCCCTGTTCTTCTTGGGCCCCCGATTTCTG GTGCTTTGGTTGATATCTTCATGGACTACAAGTACATGTACTTTGCATGTGGCATGATGATGGTGGTCCCTGGACTTTTCCTCTTTATTATGAATTTTTTTAACTACAGATGGTTGGAGCAGGAACAGCAGAAGCAGGAAGCTCTGCGGATTGGTTCAGCCAGTGAACTTGCTGCTATAGAGGAGGCTAATGATATTGAGCAAGACAACAAACTCAGTCAGGAACAGAAATTTATGGACTTAGCTAGCAAAGACGCATAA
- the slc16a7 gene encoding monocarboxylate transporter 2 isoform X2, translating into MGLLHHACYHVCWRTSEQHTRQLLWEQASGHYWWPNGWVLHDCCFFWHNYNTSIHMCLGLAFNLQPALTIIGKYFLVKRPIANGLAMTGSPVFLFTLAPLNQFLLDNFGWRGSFLILGAILLNCCVAGALMRPIKIRKKPLQNQNSGGNGARKRNSDAQTKQTGCVSHVSKFIDLSLFKHRGYLIYLVGNVVMFFGFFAPVVFLALYAKHQGIDGYSAAFLLFIFALVDMVARPATGLMANTKWIRPRIQYFFSFSVVYNGVCHLVCPLLPGYTGLVVYAIVFGLAFGMLSALLFEVLMDLVGAQRFSSAVGLATIIECAPVLLGPPISGALVDIFMDYKYMYFACGMMMVVPGLFLFIMNFFNYRWLEQEQQKQEALRIGSASELAAIEEANDIEQDNKLSQEQKFMDLASKDA; encoded by the exons ATGGGTCTCCTCCATCATGCTTGCTACCATGTATGCTGGAG GACCAGTGAGCAGCATACTCGTCAATTGTTATGGGAGCAGGCCAGTGGTCATTACTGGTGGCCTAATGGCTGGGTTCTCCATGATTGCTGCTTCTTTTGGCACAACTATAATACATCTATACATATGT gtcTTGGCCTTGCCTTTAATCTGCAACCTGCCCTGACCATTATTGGGAAATACTTTCTTGTAAAACGACCCATAGCAAATGGTTTGGCCATGACAGGAAGTCCAGTATTTTTGTTCACTCTGGCTCCACTCAACCAGTTTCTGCTTGACAACTTTGGCTGGCGAGGAAGTTTCCTCATCTTGGGAGCCATTCTGCTCAACTGCTGTGTGGCAGGAGCACTGATGAGGCCTATTAAGataagaaaaaagccattgcaaaATCAAAACAGTGGTGGCAATGGAGCAAGAAAAAGGAACAGTGATGCTCAGACAAAGCAGACAGGATGTGTATCACATGTGAGCAAATTCATTGACCTCTCACTCTTCAAGCACCGTGGTTACCTTATATACCTGGTGGGCAATGTTGTGATGTTCTTTGGGTTCTTTGCTCCAGTCGTGTTCTTGGCACTCTATGCCAAGCACCAGGGGATTGATGGGTATTCTGCAGCCTTCCTGCTCTTTATTTTTGCCCTGGTAGACATGGTGGCTCGGCCAGCGACTGGCCTGATGGCCAACACAAAATGGATCAGGCCCAGGATTCAATATTTCTTCAGCTTTTCTGTGGTGTATAATGGGGTGTGTCATTTGGTGTGCCCTCTGTTACCCGGGTATACAGGTCTGGTGGTATATGCCATCGTCTTTGGACTGGCCTTTGGAATGCTGAGTGCACTGCTTTTTGAGGTGTTAATGGATTTGGTGGGAGCCCAGCGATTCTCAAGTGCAGTTGGACTTGCCACTATTATAGAATGTGCCCCTGTTCTTCTTGGGCCCCCGATTTCTG GTGCTTTGGTTGATATCTTCATGGACTACAAGTACATGTACTTTGCATGTGGCATGATGATGGTGGTCCCTGGACTTTTCCTCTTTATTATGAATTTTTTTAACTACAGATGGTTGGAGCAGGAACAGCAGAAGCAGGAAGCTCTGCGGATTGGTTCAGCCAGTGAACTTGCTGCTATAGAGGAGGCTAATGATATTGAGCAAGACAACAAACTCAGTCAGGAACAGAAATTTATGGACTTAGCTAGCAAAGACGCATAA